The following are from one region of the Macaca thibetana thibetana isolate TM-01 chromosome 2, ASM2454274v1, whole genome shotgun sequence genome:
- the DCLK3 gene encoding serine/threonine-protein kinase DCLK3, with product MGKEPLTLKSIQVAVEELYPNKARALTLAQHSRIPSPRLRSRLFSKALKGDHRCGETETPKSCSEVAGCKAAMRHQGKIPEELSLDDRARTQKKWGRGKREPEPSSKLPREATLEERHARGEKHLGVEIEKTSGEIIRCEKCKRERELQQSLERERLSLGTSELDMGKGPMYEVEKLVRTRSCRRSPEANPAGGEEGWKGDSHRSSTRNPTQELRRPSKSTDKKEDRGPEDQESHAQGAAKSKKELAEVLPVTEEGMREVKKDTRPMSRSKHGGWLLREHQAGFEKLPRTRGEEKEAEKEKKPCMSGGRKTTLRDDQPAKLEKEPKTRPEENKPERPSGRKLRPMGIIAANVEKHYETGRVIGDGNFAVVKECRHRETRQAYAMKIIDKSRLKGKEDMVDSEILIIQSLSHPNIVKLHEVYETDTEIYLILEYVQGGDLFDAIIESVKFPEPDAALMIMDLCKALVHMHDKSIVHRDLKPENLLVQRNEDKSTTLKLADFGLAKHVVRPIFTVCGTPTYVAPEILSEKGYGLEVDMWAAGVILYILLCGFPPFRSPERDQDELFNIIQLGHFEFLPPYWDNISDAAKDLVSRLLVVDPKKRYTAHQVLQHPWIETAGKTNTVKRQKQVSPSSEGHFRSQHKRVAEQVS from the exons ATGGGCAAAGAACCACTGACACTGAAGAGCATTCAGGTGGCTGTAGAAGAATTGTACCCCAACAAAGCCCGGGCCCTGACACTGGCCCAGCACAGCCGTATCCCTTCTCCAAGGCTGAGGAGCAGGCTGTTTAGCAAGGCTCTGAAAGGAGACCACCGCTGTGGGGAGACCGAGACCCCCAAAAGCTGCAGCGAGGTTGCAGGATGCAAGGCAGCCATGAGGCACCAGGGGAAGATCCCCGAAGAGCTTTcactagatgacagagcaaggacCCAGAagaagtgggggagggggaaacGGGAGCCGGAACCCAGTAGCAAGCTGCCCAGGGAAGCCACTCTAGAAGAGAGGCACGCAAGGGGAGAGAAGCATCTCGGGGTGGAGATTGAAAAGACCTCGGGTGAAATTATCAGATGTGAGAagtgcaagagagagagggagcttCAGCAGAGCCTGGAGCGCGAGAGGCTTTCTCTGGGGACCAGTGAGCTGGATATGGGGAAGGGCCCAATGTATGAGGTGGAGAAGCTGGTGAGGACCAGAAGCTGCAGGAGGTCTCCCGAGGCAAATCCTGCAGGTGGGGAGGAAGGGTGGAAGGGTGACAGCCACAGGAGCAGCACCAGGAATCCCACTCAAGAGCTGAGGAGACCCAGCAAGAGCACGGACAAGAAAGAGGACAGAGGCCCAGAGGATCAAGAAAGCCATGCTCAGGGAGCAGCCAAGTCCAAGAAGGAACTTGCGGAAGTTCTTCCTGTCACAGAGGAAGGGATGAGGGAGGTGAAGAAAGACACCAGGCCCATGAGCAGGAGCAAGCATGGTGGCTGGCTCCTGAGAGAGCATCAGGCGGGCTTTGAGAAGCTCCCCAGGACccgaggagaagagaaggaggcagagaaggagaaaaagccaTGTATGTCTGGAGGCAGAAAGACAACTCTCAGAGATGACCAACCTGCAAAGCTAGAAAAGGAGCCCAAGACGAGGCCAGAAGAGAACAAGCCAGAGCGGCCCAGCGGTCGGAAGCTGCGACCCATGGGCATCATTGCCGCCAATGTGGAGAAGCATTATGAAACTGGCCGCGTCATTGGGGACGGGAACTTTGCTGTCGTGAAGGAGTGCAGGCACCGCGAGACCAGGCAGGCCTATGCGATGAAGATCATTGACAAGTCCAGACTCAAGGGCAAGGAGGACATGGTGGACAGTGAGATCTTGATCATCCAGAGCCTCTCTCACCCCAACATCGTGAAATTGCATGAAGTCTATGAAACAGACACGGAAATCTACCTGATCCTGGAGTACGTGCAGGGAGGAGACCTTTTTGACGCCATCATAGAAAGTGTGAAGTTCCCGGAGCCTGATGCGGCCCTCATGATCATGGACTTATGCAAGGCCCTCGTCCACATGCACGACAAGAGCATTGTCCACCGGGACCTCAAGCCGGAAAACCTTTTG GTTCAACGAAATGAGGACAAATCTACTACCTTGAAATTGGCTGATTTTGGACTTGCAAAGCATGTGGTGAGACCTATATTTACTGTGTGTGGGACCCCGACTTATGTAGCTCCCGAAATTCTTTCTGAGAAAG GTTATGGACTGGAGGTGGACATGTGGGCTGCCGGTGTGATCCTCTATATCCTGCTGTGTGGCTTTCCGCCATTCCGCAGCCCTGAGAGGGACCAGGACGAGCTCTTTAACATCATCCAGCTGGGCCACTTTGAGTTCCTCCCCCCTTACTGGGACAATATCTCTGATG